The following coding sequences are from one Nicotiana tomentosiformis chromosome 3, ASM39032v3, whole genome shotgun sequence window:
- the LOC138908116 gene encoding uncharacterized protein: MCRCLNQELGLVKADARTLDERAKALGYLRSCQTFEVAFMLHLMKDILRITYDQNISGSRKKEQDIANSMILLEVAENKLQMLRVDGWDPLKDKVSTFCIKHDILIPNFDEPYANFGRPRRKVVGHITLYHYRVDVFYKIIDWQLQKFNDCFNEGTNYLFNGVACLNSFDSFSKFNIRKIVKMAKLYLDDFDEFSLGVLEN, translated from the exons ATGTGTAGATGCTTGAATCAAGAGCTCGGTCTTGTTAAAGCTG ATGCAAGAACTTTAGATGAAAGAGCTAAGGCATTAGGATATCTTAGAAGTTGCCAAACGTTTGAGGTTGCTTTTATGTTGCATTTAATGAAAGATATTTTGAGAATCACATATGATCAAAATATATCGGGCTCCAGAAAAAAAGAGCAGGATATTGCTAATTCCATGATACTTCTTGAAGTAGCAGAAAATAAACTTCAGATGTTAAGAGTTGATGGATGGGATCCACTTAAAGATAAGGTATCAACATTTTGTATCAAGCATGATATTCTAATACCCAATTTTGATGAGCCATATGCTAACTTTGGAAGACCACGACGTAAAGTTGTTGGTCATATTACTTTATATCATTATCGTGTGGATGTATTTTATAAGATTATTGATTGGCAACTTCAAAAATTTAATGACTGTTTCAATGAGGGGACAAATTATTTGTTTAATGGAGTAGCTTGCCTAAATTCATTTGATTCATTTTCTAAATTTAACATCAGGAAGATAGTGAAAATGGCTAAATTATATCTTGACGACTTTGATGAATTTAGTTTGGGTGTCCTTGAGAATTAA
- the LOC138908117 gene encoding uncharacterized protein, giving the protein MNSPDIQKEIVTVCKIEKIKAIIKDINGDYFSLVVDESFDVSRKEKMTNVLRYVDIKGYVMEVFIGLFHVLDTSTLSLKKTIIDVLAHHSLSLSFVYGQCYDRASNIQGDINGLKMLIRQESRSAHSIHCFAHQLQLTLVVVSKKCVQVGELVLLVSNILNVLEASFKRMDEL; this is encoded by the coding sequence atgaattcTCCAGACATCCAAAAAGAAATTGTGACAGTGTGTAAAATAGAAAAAATTAAGGCTATAATAAAGGATATAAATGGTGATTACTTTTCTCTAGTAGTCGATGAATCTTTTGATGTGTCACGCAAAGAGAAAATGACTAATGTTTTAAGATATGTTGATATAAAGGGATATGTGATGGAAGTATTTATTGGACTTTTTCATGTTCTTGATACTAGTACTTTATCACTAAAGAAAACAATTATTGATGTACTTGCTCATCATTCATTAAGTTTATCTTTTGTATATGGACAATGTTATGATAGAGCAAGCAATATTCAAGGTGATATTAATGGTCTTAAAATGTTGATTAGACAAGAAAGTAGATCGGCTCATTCTATTCATTGTTTTGCTCATCAACTTCAATTAACTCTTGTAGTGGTTTCAAAAAAGTGCGTTCAAGTAGGAGAACTTGTGTTGTTGGTTTCAAATATTTTGAATGTGCTGGAAGCTTCTTTTAAACGTATGGATGAACTTTGA